The Nitrospira sp. genome contains a region encoding:
- a CDS encoding S41 family peptidase, translating to MEQQPRRKSWVVGPMIALALLCGVVIGKGWERTGHASETYEELKTFSEVLNQVQKHYVDETKPKDLIQGAIRGMLSTLDPHSAYMTPEMYKEMQVETRGEFGGVGIQIGVKDNRLAVIAPIEGTPAHRAGIKAGDFIIKVNEDPTKDLTLMDAVQKMRGPKGSKVSLTIQRDGTPDPMVFTLVRDTIKIESVKSKVIDNLGYVRLTQFQEATGRDLSKAIKQFREQKVQGTILDLRNNPGGLLTAAVDVSEQFLPSGKLVVYTKSREGKKDEWFAKAKDQMEDLPVIVLVNEGSASASEIVAGALQDWGRAVVVGTTSFGKGSVQTILALGDGSGLRLTTAKYYTPKGRSIQSTGITPDIVVKLPTPSVAKASDGKSADKESEGKAVKPPVGKDVTPPIGKSPDETGPKNGTVPQSAPAEGGGELSLEQDAQLQKAVELLKSWKIFKELKTS from the coding sequence ATGGAACAGCAGCCACGGCGGAAGTCTTGGGTGGTCGGACCGATGATTGCACTGGCTCTGCTCTGTGGAGTCGTCATCGGGAAAGGCTGGGAGCGGACCGGCCACGCCAGCGAAACGTATGAAGAGCTCAAGACGTTCTCCGAGGTGTTGAACCAAGTTCAGAAACATTATGTCGATGAGACGAAGCCGAAAGATCTCATTCAAGGGGCCATCCGCGGCATGCTGTCGACGCTCGATCCGCACTCAGCCTACATGACTCCGGAGATGTACAAGGAGATGCAGGTTGAAACCAGAGGGGAGTTCGGGGGAGTCGGCATTCAGATCGGCGTGAAGGATAACCGTCTGGCCGTGATTGCCCCGATAGAAGGCACGCCCGCCCATCGCGCGGGGATTAAGGCCGGCGATTTCATCATTAAAGTCAATGAGGATCCGACGAAGGATCTGACCTTGATGGATGCCGTCCAGAAGATGCGGGGGCCGAAAGGCAGCAAGGTCAGCTTGACCATACAACGGGACGGCACACCTGATCCAATGGTGTTCACCCTTGTCCGGGACACGATAAAAATTGAAAGCGTCAAATCGAAGGTGATCGACAATCTTGGATATGTCCGGCTCACTCAATTTCAAGAAGCCACCGGAAGGGATCTCTCCAAAGCGATCAAACAGTTCCGAGAACAGAAAGTGCAGGGGACTATTCTCGATCTACGAAACAACCCGGGCGGATTGTTGACTGCCGCGGTCGATGTGTCCGAGCAATTTCTTCCCAGCGGAAAGCTGGTTGTATATACCAAGAGCCGAGAGGGGAAAAAGGACGAGTGGTTCGCAAAGGCGAAAGATCAGATGGAAGATCTTCCGGTGATCGTCCTCGTCAACGAAGGTTCGGCAAGCGCCTCGGAAATTGTTGCCGGAGCATTGCAAGATTGGGGACGGGCCGTCGTGGTCGGAACCACCTCATTTGGCAAGGGATCCGTGCAGACGATTCTGGCCCTAGGAGATGGTTCAGGCCTTCGTCTCACCACGGCGAAGTACTATACGCCGAAGGGTCGGTCGATCCAGTCGACCGGTATTACCCCTGATATTGTGGTGAAGTTGCCGACTCCATCGGTCGCCAAAGCGTCTGACGGGAAATCTGCCGACAAGGAGTCGGAGGGGAAGGCGGTCAAACCTCCGGTCGGCAAGGATGTCACACCACCGATTGGAAAGTCTCCGGATGAGACCGGTCCGAAGAATGGCACCGTTCCGCAATCGGCACCAGCCGAAGGGGGAGGAGAGCTTTCGCTTGAACAGGATGCCCAGCTTCAGAAGGCTGTGGAACTGCTCAAGAGCTGGAAGATTTTCAAGGAACTTAAAACTTCCTAA
- a CDS encoding histidinol-phosphatase translates to MQEKNQQLAALFRSMADLLSSQRANPFRVRAYRRAADALLAIEEDVALVAARQGLEEIDGIGTDLAKKIDEFLETGTIRAYEELKTPLPREVKNWATLPGLSEPLVAYLYFRLGIRTLPDLDQLIRSHLLRTLPSFSGSEEQLLQAVRQRIHHPEP, encoded by the coding sequence ATGCAGGAGAAGAATCAGCAACTAGCCGCTCTCTTCCGATCAATGGCTGATCTCCTTTCCTCTCAACGTGCCAATCCGTTTCGAGTGCGGGCCTATCGACGAGCTGCGGATGCGCTGCTTGCCATCGAGGAAGATGTGGCACTGGTGGCTGCTCGCCAGGGGCTTGAGGAGATTGATGGGATCGGAACGGATCTGGCCAAAAAAATCGACGAGTTCCTCGAGACGGGGACCATCCGAGCCTACGAAGAGCTGAAGACGCCTCTTCCAAGAGAGGTCAAGAACTGGGCGACCCTTCCAGGGCTCTCTGAACCGCTCGTTGCCTATTTGTACTTCCGCCTCGGCATACGGACGCTTCCGGATCTCGATCAGCTCATCCGATCCCATCTGCTTCGAACTCTGCCGAGCTTTTCAGGATCGGAGGAGCAATTGCTGCAGGCCGTCCGGCAACGGATTCACCATCCTGAACCTTAG
- the thiS gene encoding sulfur carrier protein ThiS, translating to MQIHVNGEAKVWRRGASVADLLQDLEIRTERVAVELNLEILDRAAFGQRLLKDGDRVEILSFIGGGAMGSDG from the coding sequence ATCCAGATCCACGTCAACGGTGAAGCAAAGGTTTGGCGTCGTGGCGCATCGGTTGCTGATCTGTTGCAAGACCTCGAGATCAGGACGGAACGGGTGGCAGTCGAACTGAATCTCGAAATTCTTGATCGAGCGGCGTTTGGCCAGCGCCTGCTCAAGGATGGGGACCGGGTCGAAATCCTCAGTTTTATCGGTGGGGGGGCCATGGGAAGCGATGGATGA
- a CDS encoding thiazole synthase codes for MTNDRLIIAGREFKSRLWVGTGKYKDFLETQKAIEVSGADVVTVAVRRVNITDRSKENLLDYIDPKKYTILPNTAGCYTVEDAVRYSRLARAAGVSDLVKLEVLGDERTLFPDTAGLIEAAKILIKEGFIVLPYTNDDPIVAKKLVDIGCPAVMPLAAPIGSGLGIRNPYNLKIIMETVKVPIIVDAGVGTASDAALAMEYGADAVLMNTAIAGAQDPIAMAEAMKYAVHAGRLAYKAGRIPRKLYATASSPIEGML; via the coding sequence ATGACAAATGATCGACTGATCATTGCGGGGCGTGAGTTCAAGTCCCGGTTATGGGTCGGAACGGGAAAATACAAAGACTTTCTCGAAACACAAAAGGCCATCGAAGTGTCCGGCGCTGATGTCGTGACAGTCGCGGTTCGTCGGGTGAACATCACCGATCGATCGAAAGAAAATCTGCTCGACTACATCGATCCAAAGAAATATACGATTTTGCCCAACACAGCCGGATGCTACACCGTGGAGGATGCCGTTCGATATTCTCGCCTGGCGCGTGCGGCCGGCGTCTCCGATTTGGTGAAGCTGGAGGTGCTCGGCGACGAGCGGACTCTGTTCCCCGATACGGCCGGTTTGATCGAGGCAGCCAAGATTCTGATCAAAGAAGGATTCATCGTGCTTCCATACACGAATGATGATCCGATTGTCGCGAAGAAACTCGTGGATATCGGATGCCCCGCGGTCATGCCCTTGGCTGCGCCCATCGGATCCGGGCTGGGCATCCGGAACCCCTACAACCTGAAAATCATCATGGAAACCGTCAAGGTGCCGATCATCGTCGATGCCGGGGTTGGAACCGCATCGGACGCAGCGTTGGCGATGGAGTACGGCGCCGATGCGGTGCTGATGAACACAGCGATCGCCGGCGCGCAGGATCCCATCGCCATGGCGGAAGCGATGAAGTATGCCGTGCATGCCGGTCGTCTCGCCTACAAGGCCGGCCGCATTCCCAGGAAGCTCTATGCCACGGCCAGTAGCCCGATCGAAGGGATGCTCTAA
- the thiE gene encoding thiamine phosphate synthase → MPSVNFRLLLVSDRTQAGDRSLPSLIRQAVGAGLPAVQLRERDLSTNELLRLAQDIQAVTKPGSVSLIMNDRVDLLMALDWDGVHLRADSLPSVAVRRVIGPHRLIGVSTHSVEEVRSANHGGADYVVFGPIFDTPSKRSFGPPLGLDRLSDVCRQSRIPVFAIGGMTSERVRDVRRAGAHGVAVIGALLTRDDIGAAVREFREALET, encoded by the coding sequence ATGCCGTCCGTTAATTTCCGTCTCCTGCTTGTGAGCGACAGGACTCAAGCAGGCGATCGATCCCTTCCCTCTCTTATCCGACAGGCAGTCGGCGCCGGGTTGCCCGCTGTCCAGCTACGGGAGCGCGATCTCTCGACGAATGAGCTGCTGCGATTGGCGCAGGATATTCAGGCGGTGACGAAGCCGGGCTCGGTGTCCTTGATCATGAACGATCGGGTCGATCTCCTGATGGCGTTGGATTGGGACGGGGTTCATCTTCGCGCCGACAGTTTGCCGTCCGTAGCCGTGCGTCGGGTGATCGGTCCGCATCGATTGATCGGAGTCTCTACCCATTCCGTCGAAGAAGTTCGATCTGCGAATCATGGCGGTGCCGACTACGTGGTGTTTGGTCCGATTTTCGATACTCCATCGAAGCGTTCATTCGGGCCTCCCCTCGGACTGGATCGTCTGTCCGATGTCTGCCGCCAATCGAGAATTCCCGTCTTCGCCATCGGAGGGATGACGAGTGAACGGGTGCGCGACGTTCGTCGAGCCGGTGCGCACGGAGTCGCCGTGATCGGAGCGCTGCTGACTCGTGACGACATCGGCGCGGCTGTGCGGGAGTTCAGAGAGGCTCTCGAGACGTGA
- the arc gene encoding proteasome ATPase, with protein MAESKGQPNRLRSLRDSVKKITKRLSEGDGDMTHKNDEHVRELDKLRVQIQSMEEEIRRLYQSRYQLEQANKQNEKLVTTLQEAKAQIEALRTEVEKLTAPPSAYAIFSSMNTDGTGNVYVSGRKMKVSLHPSIKPTELRKGREVVLNEALNVIEVKGFDSQGEVVRLKDVLEGGRALVTLHFDEEKVAELGDPLLAERLSVGDHLLYDPRSGYVIEKLPKSEAEELVLEEVPDVDYEHIGGLQKELEQVRDAVELPFLHPQIFSEYKLSAPKGVLLYGPPGCGKTLIAKAVANSIAKKLGHLAGKVIRSYFLHVKGPELLNKYVGESERQVREVFKKAKERAEDGHPVIVFFDEMDALFRTRGTGVSSDIESTIVPQFLSEIDGVERLRNVIVIGASNRQDLIDPAVLRAGRLDVKVKVGRPDATAARDIFSKYISTDLPFAAEDLERHGGDRLALVERLTSLTVETMYAASEENKFIEVTYANGEKEVLYFRDFASGALIEGIVSRAKKFAVKRVIAQEGVGLRSEDLVRAIREEFKEHEDLPNTTNPDDWAKVAGKKGEKIIHIRTISGGPAEHRQIETISTGHYL; from the coding sequence ATGGCGGAAAGCAAGGGTCAGCCAAATCGACTCCGGTCCCTCCGAGATTCTGTCAAGAAGATTACGAAGCGACTGTCCGAAGGTGATGGAGACATGACTCACAAGAACGACGAACACGTTCGTGAACTCGACAAGCTTCGCGTTCAGATTCAGTCGATGGAAGAAGAGATCCGTCGGCTCTATCAATCACGCTATCAGCTCGAGCAGGCAAATAAACAGAACGAAAAGCTCGTCACGACGCTGCAGGAAGCGAAGGCTCAGATCGAAGCGTTGCGGACTGAAGTGGAGAAATTGACGGCACCGCCGTCGGCGTATGCCATTTTTTCCAGCATGAACACGGACGGGACGGGCAATGTGTATGTGTCGGGGCGAAAAATGAAGGTGAGCCTCCATCCGTCGATCAAGCCTACTGAATTGCGGAAGGGACGAGAAGTCGTCCTCAACGAGGCGCTGAACGTGATCGAAGTCAAGGGGTTCGACAGCCAGGGGGAAGTCGTTCGGCTGAAAGATGTGCTGGAAGGGGGACGGGCCTTGGTCACGCTCCATTTCGATGAGGAGAAAGTGGCGGAACTCGGTGACCCCCTGCTTGCAGAGCGGCTGAGCGTGGGCGACCATCTCTTGTATGATCCCCGTTCCGGGTATGTCATCGAAAAATTGCCCAAGTCTGAAGCGGAAGAGCTTGTGTTGGAAGAAGTCCCGGATGTCGACTATGAGCACATCGGCGGTCTCCAGAAAGAACTGGAACAGGTGCGTGATGCCGTTGAGCTGCCCTTCCTGCATCCACAGATTTTTTCGGAGTACAAACTCAGTGCGCCCAAAGGCGTCCTGCTCTATGGCCCACCCGGTTGCGGAAAGACGCTGATCGCCAAGGCCGTCGCCAACTCGATCGCCAAGAAGCTGGGCCATCTGGCGGGCAAAGTGATTCGAAGTTACTTTCTTCATGTGAAAGGCCCTGAACTGCTCAATAAGTATGTAGGGGAGTCTGAGCGTCAGGTGCGCGAAGTGTTCAAGAAAGCGAAAGAGCGGGCCGAGGACGGCCATCCGGTTATCGTCTTTTTTGATGAGATGGATGCGCTTTTCCGGACCCGCGGTACGGGAGTGTCGTCCGACATCGAGTCGACGATCGTCCCCCAGTTTCTCTCTGAGATCGACGGAGTGGAGCGATTGCGCAACGTGATCGTCATCGGGGCGAGCAACCGTCAGGATTTGATCGATCCCGCCGTGCTTCGTGCCGGCCGGCTGGACGTCAAAGTCAAGGTGGGCCGGCCGGACGCTACGGCGGCCCGGGACATTTTCTCGAAGTACATCTCCACGGATCTTCCCTTCGCCGCCGAAGATCTGGAGCGTCATGGAGGAGATCGACTGGCGTTGGTAGAGCGATTGACGTCGCTGACGGTCGAGACCATGTACGCCGCCAGCGAAGAAAACAAGTTCATCGAAGTGACCTACGCCAACGGCGAAAAAGAAGTGCTGTACTTCCGGGACTTCGCCAGCGGAGCGCTCATCGAAGGGATTGTCTCGCGCGCGAAAAAGTTTGCCGTGAAGCGCGTGATCGCACAAGAGGGCGTCGGGCTGCGCTCGGAGGACTTGGTCCGCGCCATCCGTGAAGAGTTCAAGGAGCATGAGGATCTTCCCAATACGACCAATCCGGATGATTGGGCGAAAGTCGCCGGGAAGAAGGGCGAAAAGATCATTCATATTCGGACCATCAGCGGTGGCCCGGCGGAACATCGGCAGATCGAAACCATCAGTACCGGCCACTATCTCTAA
- a CDS encoding proteasome accessory factor PafA2, whose protein sequence is MQEHIPTNRARVLGTETEFGIAAKDPSAMDPVSGSFAVIGHYPGLPAPGAIWDYENENPLLDARGFEVDGERERPNPDYNRQLNKVLANGGRLYVDGAHPEYSTPECSNAREVVAFERVGERILAKCLQEMARARGAEQYVLYKNNSDGKGNSYGYHENYLVSRAVSFDKIARVLTPFLVTRPIFAGAGKVGAENQTNPVEYQISQRADFFECLMDLNTMVKRPIINTRDEPHADAARFRRLHVITGDANMAEVSTYLKVGTLDIVLHLLEAGTDLPQLELDEPVRVFKQVSRDLDVKETIKLAGGRPTTALAVQRAYLQAAKSFYSSQAPNPSVQDVLLRWEDVLNKLDRDPRLLVRELDWVAKRHMIESYMERKGCGWDDPRMKLMDLQYHDVRPEKGLFYTLERSNLIERIVEGEEIQRAELNPPTGTRAYFRGRCVSKFAKSLYGASWTSVLFDAGDTTIKKVPLMDPHRGTQTLTRELLDTTDSVEALLAKLRV, encoded by the coding sequence ATGCAAGAACACATTCCGACGAATCGCGCGCGAGTGCTCGGCACGGAAACTGAGTTCGGCATCGCGGCGAAAGATCCGTCCGCGATGGATCCGGTCTCCGGTTCATTTGCCGTGATCGGACACTATCCGGGACTGCCGGCTCCCGGGGCGATTTGGGATTACGAGAACGAGAACCCTCTCTTGGACGCCCGGGGTTTCGAGGTCGATGGCGAACGTGAGCGGCCCAACCCCGACTACAATCGGCAGTTGAATAAAGTGCTGGCGAACGGCGGACGCTTGTACGTGGACGGAGCGCATCCCGAGTACTCGACTCCGGAGTGTTCAAACGCCCGGGAGGTGGTGGCCTTTGAACGTGTCGGAGAGCGGATCCTCGCCAAATGTCTTCAGGAGATGGCCCGGGCGCGAGGGGCCGAACAGTATGTGCTGTACAAGAATAATTCCGACGGCAAAGGCAACAGCTACGGGTACCATGAAAACTATTTAGTATCGAGAGCCGTGTCGTTCGACAAGATCGCCAGGGTGTTGACGCCGTTCCTCGTGACGAGACCGATTTTCGCCGGGGCCGGAAAAGTCGGGGCCGAAAACCAGACCAACCCGGTGGAGTATCAGATTTCGCAGCGCGCCGACTTTTTCGAATGCCTCATGGACCTCAATACGATGGTCAAACGCCCGATCATCAATACGCGCGACGAGCCGCATGCCGATGCCGCAAGATTTCGGAGACTGCATGTCATTACGGGCGACGCCAATATGGCCGAGGTGTCCACGTATCTCAAGGTCGGAACCTTGGACATCGTCCTCCATCTCCTCGAAGCGGGAACCGACTTGCCTCAGCTGGAGCTCGATGAACCCGTTCGGGTGTTCAAGCAAGTCTCACGCGACTTGGACGTGAAGGAGACGATTAAACTGGCCGGTGGGAGGCCCACAACGGCGCTCGCTGTTCAACGGGCCTACCTGCAAGCGGCCAAGAGCTTTTACTCGTCGCAGGCTCCCAATCCGTCCGTTCAGGATGTGTTGCTCCGCTGGGAGGATGTCTTGAACAAGCTCGATCGCGATCCACGATTGCTGGTTCGCGAGCTGGATTGGGTGGCCAAGCGTCATATGATCGAATCCTATATGGAACGTAAAGGGTGCGGATGGGATGACCCGCGAATGAAGCTGATGGATCTCCAATACCATGATGTTCGTCCCGAGAAAGGGTTATTTTACACGTTGGAACGCAGCAATCTCATCGAACGGATCGTTGAGGGCGAAGAGATTCAGCGCGCCGAGTTGAATCCGCCGACCGGAACCAGAGCCTATTTCCGTGGGCGCTGTGTCAGCAAGTTCGCGAAGTCGCTCTACGGCGCGAGTTGGACGTCCGTGCTGTTCGATGCGGGCGATACGACGATCAAGAAAGTCCCTCTCATGGACCCGCATCGTGGCACTCAGACGTTGACGCGGGAACTGCTCGATACGACCGACTCGGTAGAAGCGCTGCTTGCAAAGCTCCGGGTTTGA
- the prcB gene encoding proteasome subunit beta has product MKLPYLPDHDDSSFFDLISKHYPGLTLGSQSLAPVPEHMRVPGAMSVPHATTVLALKSQQGVVIAGDRRATEGFQIADRRIEKVFKIDEWSAMAIAGAAGPCIEMAKLFQTELEHYEKLEGMPLSCEGKANKLGQMVKANLPMVFQGLVVMPLYVGYDEKRREGRIFKYDITGGRYEESDYHAIGSGGKDARNTMREHFRKNLSEQEALRLALLALYNAADDDVGTGGPDLIRGIYPTAKLVTAQGITDVPDDQLKAVYDEMIAVRRSRET; this is encoded by the coding sequence ATGAAGCTGCCATATCTTCCCGATCACGACGACTCCAGCTTTTTCGACTTGATCTCCAAACATTATCCGGGGTTGACGCTGGGAAGCCAAAGCCTCGCACCGGTGCCCGAGCACATGCGAGTCCCAGGGGCAATGTCCGTTCCGCATGCGACGACGGTCTTGGCGCTCAAGTCTCAACAGGGAGTCGTGATTGCCGGTGATCGGCGAGCCACCGAAGGATTTCAGATCGCGGACCGCCGTATCGAAAAGGTGTTCAAGATCGACGAATGGTCGGCCATGGCCATCGCCGGCGCAGCCGGCCCGTGCATCGAGATGGCCAAATTGTTTCAGACCGAACTGGAACATTACGAAAAGCTGGAAGGGATGCCGCTTTCGTGTGAAGGAAAGGCGAACAAGCTCGGCCAGATGGTCAAGGCCAACCTGCCGATGGTGTTCCAGGGGCTCGTCGTGATGCCGCTGTACGTCGGCTACGACGAGAAGCGGCGCGAAGGGCGTATCTTCAAGTACGACATCACCGGTGGGAGGTATGAAGAATCCGACTACCATGCCATCGGGTCCGGAGGCAAAGACGCCCGTAACACCATGCGCGAGCATTTCCGGAAGAACCTTTCCGAGCAAGAAGCGCTCAGGCTGGCGTTGCTGGCGCTCTACAATGCGGCCGATGATGATGTCGGGACGGGTGGACCGGATCTGATCCGAGGGATTTATCCGACGGCCAAGTTGGTGACCGCTCAAGGCATCACCGATGTTCCGGACGACCAACTCAAAGCCGTCTACGACGAGATGATCGCCGTCCGTCGTTCAAGGGAGACGTAG
- the prcA gene encoding proteasome subunit alpha — translation MPMPYYVSPEQMMQDKAEYARKGIAKGRSIIAMEYVDGILLTADNPSASLHKVSEIYDNIAFAGAGKYSEFENLRKAGIRHADLKGFMYSREDVTGRSLANGYSQSLGTVFSQEMKPLEVEILVVQAGTDSHPNEIYRISFDGSIIDEKNFAVIGGRAEAVQTVLKEKSPSQAPSLDAALTLCVTALEQTANQKLPPEGLEVAVLDRTRIGRKFRRLAINDIRRILSP, via the coding sequence ATGCCGATGCCCTATTACGTATCCCCTGAACAGATGATGCAGGACAAGGCTGAGTATGCCAGGAAGGGGATTGCCAAAGGTCGTTCGATCATTGCGATGGAATATGTCGACGGCATCCTCTTGACCGCGGATAATCCGAGCGCGTCGCTGCACAAAGTTTCCGAAATCTACGACAACATCGCGTTTGCGGGAGCGGGCAAATACAGCGAGTTTGAGAACCTTCGAAAGGCGGGAATCCGCCACGCCGACCTCAAAGGGTTTATGTACAGCCGCGAGGATGTCACCGGCCGCTCGCTGGCGAACGGGTACTCGCAAAGTCTCGGGACCGTCTTCAGTCAGGAGATGAAGCCGCTTGAGGTGGAGATTCTGGTGGTCCAGGCCGGCACCGACAGCCACCCGAATGAAATCTACCGTATTTCGTTCGACGGCAGCATCATCGATGAGAAGAACTTTGCGGTGATCGGCGGAAGGGCGGAAGCGGTGCAGACTGTCCTGAAGGAAAAAAGTCCGAGCCAGGCTCCATCTCTGGACGCGGCGCTCACGCTGTGCGTCACGGCGCTTGAACAGACGGCGAATCAAAAGCTGCCGCCTGAAGGTTTGGAAGTCGCGGTTCTGGATCGAACCCGCATCGGGCGAAAGTTCCGCCGGTTGGCGATCAATGACATTCGCCGCATCCTCTCTCCCTAA
- the pafA gene encoding Pup--protein ligase produces MKQRIFGLENEYGLIFSPNGRIYLPMEKVLGYIFEGLIPNSWPSNAFLVNGARFYQDTGCHPEYSTPECDNILDLVVHDKAGERLLEACLPAAEERLREEGLSGEIYIFKNNTDSLGNTYGCHENFLMRRDVDFWKVTEQLIPFFVTRQVFSGAGKVLKVSGKPQYFISQRAQHIHEKTSSSTTSSRSIINTRDEPHSDAERYRRLHIIVGDSNMSEYATYLKVGTAALVLSMIEEGYTVHGMELEDSVKAIREVSRDPTLKKKVKLDDGRQLTAIEIQRVYLKRAREYLTQQAHEPILDDVCDKWETVLEQLEDDPMQLTHQIDWVTKKHLIQSYVDKKNCGWDDPRVFLLDLQYHDVKRTRGLYYLMESRGLIERVVEEEAVQRAMSTPPQTTRAKVRGDFIRFARAKNRSYTVDWTYLKLNGYWEETILCMDPFSAVNRRVEELISQVSGGRFYR; encoded by the coding sequence ATGAAACAAAGAATCTTCGGCCTCGAAAACGAGTACGGCCTCATTTTTTCTCCCAACGGTCGTATCTATCTTCCGATGGAGAAAGTCCTCGGCTACATCTTCGAGGGACTGATTCCGAACAGCTGGCCGTCCAACGCGTTTTTGGTCAACGGGGCGCGGTTCTATCAAGACACCGGCTGTCATCCCGAGTACTCCACTCCCGAATGTGACAATATCCTCGACCTCGTGGTTCATGACAAGGCAGGAGAACGGCTCCTGGAAGCCTGTTTGCCCGCGGCCGAGGAGCGGCTTCGGGAGGAAGGGCTGTCCGGAGAAATCTATATTTTCAAGAACAACACGGATTCGCTTGGCAACACGTACGGATGCCATGAGAACTTTCTGATGCGGCGCGACGTGGACTTCTGGAAAGTCACGGAACAGCTCATCCCGTTCTTCGTGACCCGGCAGGTGTTCAGCGGGGCGGGAAAAGTGTTGAAAGTATCCGGGAAGCCGCAGTATTTCATCTCGCAACGGGCCCAGCATATTCATGAAAAGACGTCGTCATCGACCACGTCCTCCAGGAGCATCATCAACACCCGCGATGAGCCCCATTCCGATGCGGAACGCTATCGGAGGCTGCATATCATCGTCGGGGATTCCAACATGTCCGAGTACGCGACCTACCTCAAGGTGGGGACGGCGGCGCTTGTTCTGTCGATGATCGAAGAAGGGTACACGGTACACGGGATGGAACTGGAGGATTCCGTCAAGGCCATCCGCGAGGTTTCCCGCGATCCGACCCTGAAAAAGAAAGTCAAACTCGATGACGGCCGGCAATTGACCGCGATCGAAATTCAACGGGTCTACTTGAAGAGAGCCAGAGAATACCTGACCCAGCAGGCTCACGAACCCATTCTCGATGATGTGTGCGACAAGTGGGAGACCGTGCTCGAGCAGTTGGAGGACGATCCCATGCAGCTGACGCATCAGATCGATTGGGTCACGAAGAAACATTTGATCCAATCCTACGTGGACAAGAAAAATTGCGGGTGGGACGACCCCAGAGTGTTCCTCTTGGATTTGCAGTACCACGATGTGAAGCGGACGCGGGGACTGTATTACTTGATGGAGTCTCGTGGGTTGATCGAACGAGTCGTCGAGGAAGAGGCTGTTCAACGCGCGATGTCCACCCCGCCGCAAACCACGAGGGCCAAGGTGCGCGGGGACTTCATCCGATTCGCGCGCGCCAAGAATCGATCCTATACCGTGGATTGGACGTACCTGAAACTCAACGGGTATTGGGAGGAGACGATCCTCTGTATGGACCCCTTCAGCGCAGTCAATCGGCGCGTCGAAGAATTGATTTCCCAAGTATCCGGAGGGCGGTTCTATCGATGA
- a CDS encoding M23 family metallopeptidase, translated as MRPTRALNTRCRALLSRVALGAAVLLAGTLPTDLFSGSLPVPSGFDGQYRGKQGQILVIKVSADDTVTQVQGQFLGRSLSFFPDTRPEEAKGFVGLLGIDLQDEPGHHELAVEVRTGEQSRTLRYQVVVLKEKFHIEHLTLPKDKVDLDDKSLARWKAEQEQVKEALATDSQSKLWQPGFVEPVSGKRTGIFGSVRIMNGQARNPHNGEDIGAPLGTVVAATNDGVVRLTVEHIFSGKGVYLDHGLGFYSMYFHLSEVLVKPGDVVKAGQTVGKVGATGRATGPHLHWGVKLNGARVNPYALLDLPFKSVTQPDVPMPAADAPPSVSTSTP; from the coding sequence ATGAGGCCGACGCGCGCGCTGAACACTCGTTGCCGCGCCCTGCTGAGCCGTGTTGCGCTCGGCGCCGCCGTTCTGCTCGCCGGCACTCTTCCAACCGACCTCTTTTCAGGCTCCCTACCGGTTCCTTCAGGGTTCGATGGTCAATATCGTGGAAAGCAGGGACAAATCCTCGTCATCAAGGTTTCTGCCGATGATACGGTCACCCAGGTACAGGGACAGTTCCTGGGCCGCTCCCTCAGCTTTTTCCCGGATACTCGGCCTGAAGAAGCGAAAGGATTCGTCGGATTGCTCGGGATCGATCTGCAGGACGAGCCGGGACATCATGAACTGGCCGTCGAGGTAAGGACCGGGGAACAGAGTCGTACCTTGCGGTACCAGGTCGTGGTCCTGAAAGAGAAGTTTCATATCGAGCACCTCACGCTGCCTAAAGACAAAGTGGACTTGGACGACAAGAGTTTGGCTCGCTGGAAAGCGGAGCAGGAGCAGGTGAAGGAGGCGTTGGCGACGGATTCCCAGAGCAAACTATGGCAGCCGGGTTTTGTGGAGCCGGTGAGCGGGAAACGAACCGGGATTTTTGGAAGTGTCAGAATCATGAACGGGCAGGCGCGCAATCCGCACAATGGCGAAGACATCGGCGCTCCGCTGGGCACCGTCGTTGCGGCGACGAATGATGGTGTCGTGCGGCTCACCGTCGAGCATATCTTTTCCGGGAAAGGCGTCTATCTTGACCATGGGCTCGGGTTTTATTCAATGTATTTCCATCTGTCCGAAGTCCTCGTGAAGCCTGGTGATGTCGTGAAGGCCGGCCAGACCGTCGGAAAAGTGGGGGCGACCGGACGGGCTACGGGACCCCATCTGCATTGGGGGGTCAAGCTCAACGGTGCGCGCGTGAATCCCTATGCCCTGTTGGATCTCCCGTTCAAGAGTGTGACCCAGCCGGATGTTCCAATGCCTGCCGCGGATGCTCCTCCCAGTGTGAGTACATCAACTCCGTAG